The Hyphomicrobium sp. MC1 genome window below encodes:
- a CDS encoding diguanylate cyclase, which yields MSTFALRQLPSSAAFMLASLAAIACTFLVWNISMRSEGDLASLLSWSDVSWQIAEVDARGRIVRLGAHPFGLALLFGLVTACCMSFAWGAWKFIDRRPTQREADEGLSDRLEKVGKELDDEMSSVMRLLKQHLDLSGSHSESLTKAADGLVSSTSPDGIRAIIQYLISENKKVQTEVNELNNRLQQSQLQIDKLRVSLSDSHRLGMLDAVTSLKNRHWLDVHLPKEVEAASHAKEPLSIIMADVDHFKRINDTFGHAVGDEILRRFAELLSKNIKGRDTAARYGGEEFIVVLPQTRLAGARNLGEQMRGELESKKWMHHRTGQPIGKVTASFGIAELRQGEEYDDFLDRADSKLYEAKAAGRNRVVVDD from the coding sequence ATGAGCACATTTGCACTCCGGCAGCTACCGTCCTCCGCGGCTTTCATGTTGGCAAGCCTTGCGGCCATCGCCTGCACGTTTCTCGTGTGGAACATCTCGATGCGCTCCGAGGGCGATTTAGCATCGCTTCTGAGCTGGTCCGATGTTTCCTGGCAAATAGCCGAGGTCGATGCAAGAGGTCGTATCGTTCGTCTTGGAGCCCATCCTTTCGGACTGGCACTTCTTTTCGGCCTCGTCACGGCCTGCTGCATGAGCTTCGCTTGGGGCGCCTGGAAGTTCATCGATCGCAGGCCTACGCAACGAGAGGCGGACGAGGGCCTCTCGGACCGGCTCGAAAAAGTCGGCAAAGAACTCGACGACGAAATGTCGTCCGTGATGCGCCTCTTGAAGCAGCATCTGGATTTGAGCGGATCTCATTCGGAATCGTTGACGAAAGCTGCTGATGGTCTCGTCTCTTCGACGTCGCCAGATGGTATCCGGGCGATCATCCAGTACCTCATCAGCGAAAACAAAAAGGTGCAGACCGAGGTCAACGAGCTGAACAACCGTCTTCAGCAGTCGCAGCTGCAAATTGATAAGCTACGCGTCAGCCTGAGTGACAGCCATCGATTAGGCATGTTGGACGCTGTGACGTCACTGAAGAACAGGCACTGGCTGGATGTCCATCTTCCTAAAGAAGTGGAAGCGGCGTCGCACGCCAAGGAACCGCTCAGCATCATCATGGCCGACGTCGATCACTTCAAACGCATCAATGACACGTTCGGCCACGCCGTCGGCGACGAGATCCTGCGGCGCTTCGCGGAACTCCTCTCCAAGAATATCAAGGGCAGAGACACGGCGGCCCGGTATGGTGGTGAAGAATTCATCGTCGTTCTGCCCCAAACGCGGCTCGCGGGCGCCAGAAATCTCGGCGAGCAAATGCGCGGTGAACTCGAGTCTAAGAAATGGATGCATCATCGCACGGGGCAGCCAATCGGGAAGGTGACGGCATCGTTCGGCATCGCCGAATTGCGGCAAGGCGAAGAATACGACGATTTCCTTGATCGCGCAGATTCCAAATTGTACGAAGCGAAAGCTGCAGGACGTAATCGTGTTGTCGTCGACGACTAA
- the fliQ gene encoding flagellar biosynthesis protein FliQ — MTEGDALQLVQQAIWLTIVLAGPVVGSAMVIGVGVAFVQALTQIQEMTLTFVPKIIAGFVILLLTGSYSGSLLKVFTEQIFMRIAVGFK, encoded by the coding sequence ATGACAGAAGGTGATGCACTTCAGCTCGTTCAACAGGCTATCTGGTTGACGATTGTGCTCGCTGGCCCAGTTGTGGGTTCCGCAATGGTTATCGGCGTGGGCGTCGCATTTGTTCAAGCGCTCACGCAAATCCAAGAGATGACGCTGACGTTCGTGCCTAAGATAATTGCCGGATTTGTCATACTTCTGCTGACGGGAAGTTATAGCGGAAGTTTGCTGAAAGTATTTACCGAACAGATATTCATGCGAATTGCTGTGGGTTTTAAATAG
- the flgD gene encoding flagellar hook assembly protein FlgD — MTTVPATGGTSGTQTSSSSQSTTTLDYNDFLKLMVVQLQNQDPLNPTDTNEFMSQIAQFSNVEQSINANSKLDQLLVNSNISQASTMIGLVITGTDGTQGVVQSVRIDSSGSTAILTDGTQVPITAGVSIGYPISS; from the coding sequence ATGACCACGGTTCCAGCCACCGGCGGTACGTCGGGTACGCAGACGTCTTCGAGCAGTCAGTCGACAACGACGCTCGACTATAATGATTTTCTTAAGTTGATGGTCGTGCAATTGCAGAATCAGGATCCACTCAATCCGACCGATACGAACGAATTCATGTCGCAGATTGCCCAATTCTCGAATGTCGAGCAGAGCATCAACGCGAATTCGAAGCTCGACCAGCTTCTGGTGAATTCCAATATTTCCCAGGCAAGCACGATGATCGGGCTGGTCATAACGGGAACGGATGGCACGCAGGGCGTGGTTCAGTCGGTCCGTATCGACTCCTCAGGCTCGACCGCGATCCTGACAGACGGAACTCAAGTCCCGATCACCGCAGGCGTATCGATAGGATATCCCATATCGTCATGA
- the flbT gene encoding flagellar biosynthesis repressor FlbT, protein MAGGLKITLRAGERIFINGGVLRVDRKVSLELMNDVVFLLEQHVMKPEDTTTPLRQLYFMIQMMLMDPALYMKARTMARESVSNLSASIRDPKILDGLREAGDMLDGDRPFDALKKVRTLLPLEVAANASEERSKEVA, encoded by the coding sequence ATGGCTGGCGGCCTGAAAATTACCCTGAGAGCCGGTGAACGCATCTTCATCAACGGCGGCGTTCTGCGCGTTGATCGCAAGGTCAGCCTCGAGCTCATGAACGACGTCGTTTTCCTGCTCGAACAACACGTGATGAAGCCGGAAGATACAACGACGCCTCTGCGGCAATTGTATTTCATGATTCAAATGATGCTCATGGACCCGGCGCTCTACATGAAAGCACGGACGATGGCGAGGGAATCGGTATCGAACCTTTCGGCGAGCATCCGCGATCCCAAGATACTTGACGGTCTCAGGGAGGCGGGCGACATGCTCGATGGCGACCGGCCGTTCGATGCTTTGAAGAAAGTGAGAACGCTGCTTCCGTTAGAGGTCGCGGCAAACGCCTCGGAAGAACGCAGCAAGGAGGTCGCATGA
- the flaF gene encoding flagellar biosynthesis regulator FlaF — protein sequence MYKFSYEETLSESGNRQRENERLALEQSVALLKTAEKAGPQSREAIDAIIFLNRLWSFFLEDLAKPENGLPDDVRAKLISIGIWMLKEAEAISNGKSRNFAGLIDVSNVIAEGL from the coding sequence ATGTATAAGTTCTCATATGAAGAAACATTAAGCGAGTCCGGCAATCGGCAGCGCGAGAACGAGCGCCTGGCCCTCGAGCAATCCGTGGCCCTATTGAAGACGGCAGAGAAGGCGGGACCGCAGTCGCGCGAAGCCATAGACGCTATCATCTTCTTGAACAGGCTTTGGAGCTTCTTTCTTGAAGATCTCGCGAAACCCGAAAACGGGTTACCGGACGATGTGCGCGCCAAGTTGATCTCAATAGGGATCTGGATGCTCAAAGAAGCCGAGGCGATCAGCAACGGCAAGTCGCGGAATTTCGCGGGCCTTATCGACGTATCAAATGTCATCGCGGAAGGTCTTTGA